Proteins from one Clostridium cellulovorans 743B genomic window:
- the pdxS gene encoding pyridoxal 5'-phosphate synthase lyase subunit PdxS → MNKRYELNKNLAQMLKGGVIMDVTTPEQAKIAEEAGACAVMALERIPADIRSVGGVSRMSDPKMIKGIQEAVSIPVMAKVRIGHFVEAQILEAIEIDYIDESEVLSPADDKFHIDKNAFSVPFVCGAKDLGEALRRIEEGASMIRTKGEPGTGDIVQAVRHMRMINKDIRNIQNMRDDELFQTAKDLQVSYDLVKFVHDNGKLPVVNFAAGGVATPADAALMMQLGAEGVFVGSGIFKSGDPSKRARAIVQAVTNYKDAKLIAELSEDLGEAMVGINEDEIALLMAERGK, encoded by the coding sequence ATGAATAAAAGATACGAATTAAATAAAAACTTAGCTCAAATGTTAAAAGGCGGAGTTATAATGGATGTTACTACTCCTGAACAAGCTAAAATTGCTGAGGAAGCTGGTGCTTGTGCTGTAATGGCATTAGAAAGAATTCCAGCAGATATAAGAAGCGTTGGTGGCGTATCAAGAATGAGCGATCCAAAAATGATAAAAGGCATCCAAGAAGCTGTTTCAATTCCTGTTATGGCTAAGGTTAGAATAGGTCACTTCGTAGAAGCACAAATTTTAGAAGCAATAGAAATCGACTATATAGATGAAAGTGAAGTATTATCTCCAGCTGATGATAAGTTCCATATAGATAAAAATGCATTCTCTGTTCCATTTGTATGTGGTGCTAAAGATTTAGGTGAAGCCTTAAGAAGAATTGAAGAAGGTGCCTCAATGATCAGAACAAAAGGCGAACCAGGCACTGGCGATATTGTACAAGCAGTTAGACACATGAGAATGATTAATAAAGATATAAGAAATATACAAAACATGAGAGACGATGAATTATTCCAAACAGCTAAGGATCTTCAAGTTTCTTATGATTTAGTAAAATTCGTTCACGATAACGGAAAACTTCCAGTAGTAAACTTTGCAGCTGGCGGAGTAGCTACACCAGCTGATGCTGCTTTAATGATGCAACTTGGCGCTGAAGGTGTTTTCGTAGGTTCTGGTATATTTAAATCTGGAGACCCAAGTAAAAGAGCAAGAGCTATTGTTCAAGCTGTTACAAACTATAAGGATGCAAAATTGATAGCAGAATTATCTGAAGATCTTGGTGAAGCAATGGTTGGAATCAACGAAGATGAAATCGCTCTTTTAATGGCAGAGAGAGGAAAATAA
- the pdxT gene encoding pyridoxal 5'-phosphate synthase glutaminase subunit PdxT — MKIGVLALQGAFAEHIDLLKKLSVDTFEIRKKEDLINSELDGLIIPGGESTVIGKLLRELDILEPIQKLIEEGLPVFGTCAGLILLAKSIANDNKSYLSAIDINALRNAYGRQLGSFETISEFKHIGPVKMTFIRAPYIEAAGDEVEVLAIVNEKIVAARQGNILVTAFHPELTEETHIHKFFIEEIVRKRII, encoded by the coding sequence ATGAAGATTGGTGTTTTAGCACTTCAAGGAGCTTTCGCTGAACATATTGATTTACTAAAAAAACTTTCAGTGGATACCTTTGAGATCAGAAAAAAAGAGGATCTAATAAATTCAGAATTAGATGGATTGATTATTCCTGGTGGAGAAAGCACTGTAATTGGAAAACTTCTACGAGAACTTGATATATTAGAACCAATACAAAAACTTATAGAAGAGGGCTTACCCGTATTCGGTACCTGCGCTGGGCTAATACTATTAGCAAAGTCTATAGCAAATGATAATAAGTCCTATCTTTCTGCCATAGACATAAACGCTTTGAGAAATGCTTATGGTCGTCAACTTGGCAGTTTTGAAACCATCAGCGAATTCAAGCATATTGGTCCTGTTAAAATGACTTTTATAAGAGCTCCTTATATTGAAGCGGCTGGTGATGAAGTCGAAGTACTAGCAATTGTTAACGAAAAGATAGTTGCAGCAAGACAAGGTAATATTCTAGTTACAGCTTTTCATCCTGAGCTTACAGAAGAAACTCATATTCATAAATTTTTTATAGAAGAAATAGTTAGAAAAAGAATTATTTGA